From one Streptomyces sp. ICC1 genomic stretch:
- a CDS encoding ATP-grasp domain-containing protein, with the protein MSASTPPTVAIVDAYSSANRLAPLLRERGYRAVHVQSTELIPHVSAPQFVPDDFPVNIVHRGDLAATARLLGDHRPVAVLPGGEVGVELADTLSEMLGLRSNGTALSAERRDKFRMVEAVKSAGLRGAEQHITADEEEAVEWFGKLGGRVVVKPLRSSGSDGVRFCDSADEVREAFRGVLGQDNAVASQNEAVLLQEYLFGTEYYVNTVSMDGRHHVTDIWETTHISANGVRDLLDSAHLLTRRGEVQDALVAYTGAVLDALGVANGPAHTELKLTPGGPALIETGARLCGGGLPVLVRTALGEGQLEWTLDAYLEPGRFLERCGEDYRVERFVSSVGLISPRSGTLVDYPRLPDVRALESFHQLKMGVAPGGALHRTVDDFKIPLLVELAHEVEAVVHRDRGTIRQLDGEGFYTIA; encoded by the coding sequence GTGTCCGCGTCCACCCCGCCGACCGTCGCGATCGTCGACGCCTACTCCTCGGCGAACCGTCTCGCCCCGCTACTGCGGGAGCGCGGCTACCGAGCCGTGCACGTCCAGAGCACCGAGCTCATCCCCCACGTTTCGGCACCGCAGTTCGTGCCGGACGACTTTCCCGTGAACATCGTCCACCGCGGCGACCTGGCTGCCACCGCCCGCCTGCTCGGCGACCACCGGCCGGTTGCCGTCCTGCCCGGCGGCGAGGTGGGGGTGGAACTCGCCGACACCCTCAGCGAGATGCTCGGCCTGCGTTCCAACGGCACCGCCCTCAGCGCCGAACGCCGCGACAAGTTCCGCATGGTCGAGGCGGTCAAGTCCGCCGGTTTGCGCGGCGCCGAACAGCACATCACCGCCGACGAGGAGGAAGCCGTCGAGTGGTTCGGCAAGCTGGGCGGGCGAGTCGTCGTCAAGCCCCTGCGCAGCTCCGGAAGCGACGGAGTGCGGTTCTGCGACTCCGCCGATGAGGTGAGGGAGGCTTTTCGCGGTGTCCTGGGCCAGGACAACGCCGTCGCTTCGCAGAACGAGGCGGTGCTGTTGCAGGAGTACCTCTTCGGCACCGAGTACTACGTCAACACCGTCAGCATGGACGGACGCCACCACGTCACCGACATCTGGGAGACCACCCACATCTCGGCGAACGGCGTGCGCGACCTCCTCGACAGCGCCCATCTGCTGACCCGGCGCGGCGAGGTGCAGGACGCGTTGGTCGCCTATACGGGTGCCGTGCTGGACGCGCTGGGCGTGGCCAACGGACCGGCCCACACCGAGCTCAAGCTGACGCCCGGCGGACCCGCTCTGATCGAGACCGGTGCCCGACTGTGCGGCGGCGGTCTTCCGGTGCTCGTGCGCACCGCCCTCGGGGAGGGCCAGCTCGAGTGGACGCTCGACGCCTACCTGGAGCCCGGCAGGTTCCTGGAGCGCTGCGGCGAGGACTACCGGGTGGAGCGGTTCGTCTCCTCCGTCGGCCTGATCTCGCCGCGGTCGGGCACCCTCGTGGACTATCCGAGGCTGCCGGACGTCCGTGCGCTGGAGAGCTTCCACCAGCTCAAGATGGGCGTCGCGCCGGGAGGGGCGCTCCACCGGACGGTCGACGACTTCAAGATCCCGCTCCTCGTCGAGCTCGCCCACGAGGTGGAGGCGGTCGTCCACCGCGACCGCGGCACCATCCGCCAGCTCGACGGCGAGGGCTTCTACACCATCGCCTGA
- a CDS encoding ATP-grasp domain-containing protein translates to MDSLSERADDGVLVVVGSGLRLYREYLLAGAAREHALWLFDTADPTWQTPYLTGFTLVDTSDPRALVEAARRLHAVRRVDGVFCFSEALVEPAAAVVEALGLPGMGPEAVRNCRDKSRTRALLDAAGVGQPRSMAVASLEEATRVADEIGYPVVLKPRGLAGSLGVVFVPGRAELADAYRESSAPSYPGVPVFEASVLVEEYADGPEISVDGLLVDDVYRPLVLARKQVAMAPYFEETGHVVDSQDPLLSDDELLTLLADAHRALGATGTITHTEVRLTSSGPRLIEVNARLGGGLIPLLGSLATGIDPGRCGARAALGRPVEPAAADGAVAADGAVAGIHFAYPPDDCTVEAVRMPAPDALPGLHQAAALVEPGDVLRLPPRGYISRYAYAICTAETVPECESRLAVAGAALRLDHRPAPALTADAEPELAWAQTSPGTAP, encoded by the coding sequence ATGGATTCACTCTCCGAGCGGGCCGACGACGGTGTGCTCGTCGTCGTCGGCAGCGGCCTGCGCCTGTACCGCGAGTACCTGCTCGCCGGCGCCGCAAGGGAACATGCGCTCTGGCTGTTCGACACGGCCGATCCGACCTGGCAGACGCCGTATCTGACGGGCTTCACCCTCGTCGACACCTCCGATCCACGCGCCCTGGTCGAGGCGGCCCGACGGCTGCACGCGGTCCGCCGCGTCGACGGCGTCTTCTGTTTCTCCGAGGCGCTCGTCGAACCCGCGGCAGCCGTGGTCGAGGCGCTCGGTCTGCCCGGCATGGGGCCCGAGGCGGTCCGCAACTGCCGGGACAAGAGCCGCACCCGGGCGCTGCTGGACGCCGCCGGCGTCGGACAGCCCCGGTCGATGGCGGTGGCCTCCCTCGAGGAGGCCACGCGGGTGGCGGACGAGATCGGCTACCCGGTGGTTCTCAAGCCCCGGGGCCTGGCCGGCAGCCTCGGCGTCGTCTTCGTGCCCGGACGGGCCGAGCTGGCCGACGCCTACCGGGAGTCCTCGGCCCCCAGCTACCCCGGCGTCCCGGTCTTCGAGGCGTCCGTACTGGTCGAGGAGTACGCCGATGGCCCCGAGATCAGCGTGGACGGGCTGCTGGTCGACGACGTCTACCGCCCTTTGGTCCTCGCCCGCAAGCAAGTGGCGATGGCGCCCTACTTCGAGGAGACGGGCCATGTGGTCGACTCCCAGGACCCGCTCCTGTCCGACGATGAGCTGCTCACGCTGCTCGCCGACGCCCACCGCGCGCTCGGCGCCACGGGCACCATCACGCACACCGAAGTGCGGCTGACCTCCTCCGGTCCTCGACTGATCGAAGTCAACGCCCGGCTGGGCGGCGGCCTCATCCCCCTTCTCGGCAGCCTGGCGACCGGAATCGACCCCGGGCGGTGCGGCGCCCGTGCCGCACTCGGCCGCCCGGTCGAACCGGCCGCCGCGGACGGAGCGGTCGCCGCGGACGGAGCGGTCGCGGGCATCCACTTCGCCTACCCCCCGGACGACTGCACGGTGGAAGCGGTGCGCATGCCGGCACCGGACGCGCTGCCCGGCCTGCACCAGGCGGCGGCCCTCGTCGAGCCGGGTGACGTGCTGCGGCTCCCGCCCCGCGGCTACATCTCCCGCTACGCGTACGCGATATGCACCGCCGAGACGGTGCCGGAGTGCGAGAGCAGGCTGGCTGTCGCCGGCGCGGCCCTTCGCCTCGACCACCGTCCGGCGCCAGCCCTCACCGCCGACGCGGAACCCGAGCTGGCCTGGGCGCAGACTTCCCCCGGGACGGCCCCATGA
- a CDS encoding SDR family oxidoreductase: MSNRFAGHRVVITGASRDFGRTLAIRFAQEGAEVFLSARRLAGAQKVRDEIRALGHASVHAFACDLTDPASIRDFAARLAEATDRIDVLVNNGARWLEGADLLSASDEDVVDTIAAGAVGTVLVTKNLLPLLLASDHADIVTMVSTCGAQGYSRSSAHDAFYAAKHAQAGFSDILSERLRGQGVRVISLYPPDFRNADPLSEAWEKAPRTADSMLTSQSLSECVLFAVGQPRDCFIKSFHFEQV; encoded by the coding sequence GTGAGCAACCGCTTCGCCGGTCACCGCGTCGTCATCACTGGCGCCTCGCGCGACTTCGGCCGCACCCTGGCCATTCGTTTCGCCCAGGAAGGCGCCGAGGTCTTCCTCTCCGCCCGCCGGCTTGCCGGTGCGCAGAAGGTGCGGGACGAGATCCGTGCCCTCGGCCACGCCTCGGTCCACGCCTTCGCCTGTGACCTGACCGATCCCGCCTCGATCCGCGACTTCGCCGCCCGGCTGGCCGAGGCGACCGACCGGATCGACGTCCTCGTCAACAACGGGGCTCGCTGGCTGGAGGGCGCCGACCTGCTCTCCGCCTCCGACGAGGACGTGGTCGACACCATCGCCGCCGGTGCGGTCGGCACGGTCTTGGTCACCAAGAACCTCCTGCCGCTGCTCCTCGCCTCCGACCACGCCGACATCGTCACCATGGTCTCCACCTGCGGGGCTCAGGGATACAGCCGCTCCAGCGCCCACGACGCCTTCTACGCCGCCAAGCACGCCCAGGCGGGATTCTCCGACATCCTTTCCGAGCGGCTGCGCGGCCAGGGGGTGCGGGTCATCTCCCTGTACCCGCCGGACTTCCGCAACGCCGATCCGCTGTCGGAAGCCTGGGAGAAGGCGCCGCGCACCGCCGACTCGATGCTGACCTCCCAGTCACTGTCGGAGTGTGTGCTCTTCGCCGTGGGCCAGCCCCGCGATTGCTTCATCAAGTCCTTCCACTTCGAGCAGGTCTGA
- a CDS encoding VOC family protein produces MNWTLEVVPVPVTDMDRAKEFYADKVGFTVDLDSEVAPGIRIIQLTPPGSRCSIALEHGMPPAPGTRQMAPGTLQGLQLCVTDIEAAREELVVRGVDVSPVRHIGENGWADGKGDTWNSFLTFTDPDGNGWMIQEAPSELSER; encoded by the coding sequence ATGAACTGGACGCTCGAAGTGGTTCCGGTCCCCGTCACCGACATGGACCGGGCGAAGGAGTTCTACGCCGACAAGGTCGGTTTCACGGTCGACCTTGACAGCGAGGTCGCACCCGGCATCCGCATCATCCAACTGACCCCGCCCGGCTCACGCTGTTCGATCGCGCTGGAGCACGGGATGCCCCCGGCGCCCGGTACGCGTCAGATGGCACCGGGCACGCTGCAAGGCCTGCAACTCTGCGTCACCGACATCGAGGCGGCGAGAGAAGAGCTGGTGGTACGCGGGGTGGACGTGTCCCCGGTACGCCACATCGGCGAGAACGGCTGGGCGGACGGCAAGGGTGACACCTGGAACTCCTTCCTGACCTTCACCGACCCGGACGGCAACGGCTGGATGATCCAAGAAGCACCCTCGGAGCTGTCGGAACGCTGA
- a CDS encoding HAD family hydrolase — protein MPDRLLDWLAGHDTVVFDLDGVLVDSNEVKVACMRTALSDFGTELVEDFLHEFRRTFGRSRREHFAAFHRDGLGGRGEGPDFEAFWDRYSGRYAALLAQRYRQAPRCAGAAELVGALAARGVPLHVATGTLTAEAEAVLARAGIASHFRSVRGGERTKARRLAEILGDEGAVVPARTVLVGDARQDLLAAAKAGTGFLFVERYAFFPAGRVLTGPEAIGSHQVWDLTPGTVVSPGACHDDRPKGTAA, from the coding sequence ATGCCTGACCGTCTGCTCGACTGGCTCGCCGGTCACGACACGGTCGTCTTCGACCTCGACGGAGTCCTCGTCGACTCCAACGAGGTCAAGGTCGCCTGCATGCGGACCGCGCTGTCGGATTTCGGTACGGAACTCGTGGAGGACTTCCTCCACGAGTTCCGCCGGACCTTCGGCCGGTCCCGGCGCGAGCACTTCGCCGCCTTCCATCGCGACGGGCTCGGCGGGAGGGGCGAGGGGCCCGATTTCGAGGCGTTCTGGGACCGCTACTCCGGCCGCTACGCCGCCCTGCTCGCCCAGCGCTACCGGCAGGCCCCGCGGTGCGCGGGGGCCGCCGAGCTGGTCGGTGCGCTGGCGGCCCGGGGCGTCCCCCTGCACGTGGCGACCGGGACCCTCACCGCCGAGGCCGAGGCGGTGCTCGCACGGGCCGGAATCGCCTCCCACTTCCGCTCCGTACGGGGAGGTGAACGCACCAAGGCCCGGCGGCTGGCCGAGATCCTCGGCGACGAGGGTGCCGTCGTACCGGCGCGGACCGTGCTCGTCGGCGACGCCCGACAGGACCTGCTGGCCGCCGCGAAGGCAGGTACGGGCTTCCTGTTCGTGGAACGGTACGCCTTCTTCCCGGCCGGCCGTGTTCTCACCGGGCCGGAGGCGATCGGCTCCCACCAGGTGTGGGACCTCACCCCCGGCACCGTCGTTTCGCCGGGCGCCTGCCACGACGACCGACCGAAGGGAACGGCAGCATGA
- the ddaH gene encoding dimethylargininase, giving the protein MPASRVGTPRKLLMCPPSHFDVTYSINPWMVPEKPTDGPLALLQWEQLRDLFRELGHTVEIIDPLPGLPDMVFAANGATVVDGKVLGARFRHAERTAEGPAYLQWFVRQGYREVLWPERINEGEGDYLTVGRRILAGTGFRTDPGSHAEAQEFFGLPVTSLTLVNPRHYHLDTALAVLSDTEIMYYPAAFSTGSQKVLREMFPDAILASDEDAALFGLNAFSDGLNVLLPQAAQDLQEQLRTRGFNPIGVDLTELLKAGGSVKCCTLELRD; this is encoded by the coding sequence ATGCCCGCCTCCCGTGTCGGCACTCCCCGCAAGCTGCTGATGTGCCCGCCGAGCCACTTCGACGTGACGTACTCCATCAACCCGTGGATGGTGCCGGAGAAGCCGACCGACGGTCCCCTCGCCCTCCTGCAGTGGGAGCAGTTGCGTGATCTGTTCCGCGAACTGGGGCACACCGTGGAGATCATCGACCCGCTCCCCGGCCTGCCCGACATGGTGTTCGCCGCCAACGGCGCCACCGTGGTGGACGGCAAGGTCCTCGGCGCGCGCTTCCGCCACGCCGAGCGGACCGCCGAGGGGCCCGCCTACCTCCAGTGGTTCGTACGGCAGGGCTACCGGGAGGTGCTGTGGCCGGAGCGCATCAACGAGGGCGAGGGCGACTACCTCACCGTGGGCCGGCGCATCCTGGCGGGCACCGGATTCCGCACGGACCCGGGTTCCCACGCCGAGGCCCAGGAGTTCTTCGGCCTTCCCGTGACCAGCCTGACCCTGGTGAACCCCCGTCACTACCACCTCGACACGGCGCTGGCAGTGCTCTCCGACACGGAGATCATGTACTACCCGGCGGCCTTCTCGACCGGCAGTCAGAAGGTCCTGCGCGAGATGTTCCCCGACGCGATCCTCGCCTCGGACGAGGACGCCGCCCTCTTCGGTCTCAACGCCTTCTCGGACGGACTCAACGTCCTGCTCCCCCAGGCCGCACAGGACCTGCAGGAGCAACTGCGCACCCGCGGCTTCAACCCGATCGGGGTGGACCTCACCGAGCTCCTCAAGGCGGGCGGCAGCGTGAAGTGCTGCACGCTGGAGCTGCGCGACTGA
- a CDS encoding MFS transporter produces the protein MTASPQQDTEKWGAVRTWRHSPPTVRFLLLGVFVNQVGGFVQPFLVLYLVWRGFSAEQAGAAMTAYGAGTIAGVVFGAELVRRLGPRRTIIFSMLCAALLTGVLPLIGSYAALVGTIAVSGAMVQAYRPASMTLLTDLVPEARQVMVFSMNRIALNLGATVGRLCAAGLVLVSWNLLFWVSALASLVYALIALVAVPKDAPGQAPAAKDTTRAGQRVGYLGIVRDVRFVLFLLAMFLSAAVFIQSFVVLPLSMREAGYSATSYTWLISLSAGAIIALELLVTRVTQHWPAWVAVCTGLLLLGAGRAMYAVPDSVVLLVTATLVGVLGSMVGGATMWSYPAKLARPADKSHYLALTQAAFGLGTALGPALGAFGWNALGDRVWLLWGGLGLLATLAAGIAMRARGSGATGSGPMASEPPPEHAPPASTTREEKAQ, from the coding sequence ATGACCGCGTCCCCGCAGCAGGACACGGAGAAGTGGGGTGCCGTCAGAACGTGGCGGCACAGCCCGCCGACGGTGCGCTTCCTGCTCCTGGGCGTCTTCGTCAACCAGGTCGGCGGCTTCGTCCAGCCGTTCCTCGTGCTCTACCTGGTCTGGCGCGGCTTCTCCGCGGAACAGGCCGGAGCGGCGATGACCGCCTACGGCGCGGGGACCATCGCCGGTGTCGTGTTCGGCGCCGAGCTCGTCCGCCGGCTGGGGCCGCGCAGGACCATCATCTTCTCCATGCTGTGTGCGGCCCTGCTCACCGGCGTCCTGCCCCTGATCGGCTCGTACGCCGCGCTCGTCGGCACGATCGCCGTCTCGGGGGCGATGGTCCAGGCGTACCGGCCGGCATCCATGACGCTGCTGACCGACCTCGTCCCCGAGGCGCGTCAGGTCATGGTCTTCTCGATGAACCGCATCGCGCTCAACCTGGGGGCGACCGTCGGCCGGCTGTGCGCGGCCGGGCTGGTGCTGGTCTCCTGGAACCTGCTGTTCTGGGTGAGCGCGCTGGCGTCCCTGGTGTACGCGCTGATCGCGCTCGTCGCGGTACCGAAGGACGCTCCCGGTCAGGCACCGGCGGCCAAGGACACGACCCGGGCCGGGCAGCGGGTGGGCTATCTGGGCATCGTGCGCGACGTCCGCTTCGTACTGTTCCTGCTGGCGATGTTCCTCAGCGCGGCCGTCTTCATCCAGTCCTTCGTCGTACTGCCGCTGTCCATGCGGGAGGCCGGTTACTCCGCCACCTCCTACACCTGGCTGATCAGCCTGTCGGCCGGCGCCATCATCGCGCTGGAACTGCTGGTCACCCGGGTCACCCAGCACTGGCCCGCATGGGTGGCCGTGTGCACCGGGCTGCTGCTGCTCGGTGCCGGGCGCGCGATGTACGCCGTTCCCGACTCCGTGGTGCTCCTGGTCACGGCCACGCTGGTGGGGGTGCTGGGCTCCATGGTGGGCGGCGCGACCATGTGGAGCTATCCCGCCAAGCTGGCGAGACCTGCCGACAAGAGCCACTACCTCGCCCTCACCCAGGCCGCCTTCGGTCTCGGCACCGCTCTCGGCCCGGCACTGGGCGCCTTCGGGTGGAACGCGCTCGGCGACCGGGTCTGGCTGCTGTGGGGCGGCCTGGGGCTGCTCGCGACCCTGGCGGCCGGCATCGCGATGCGCGCGCGGGGCAGCGGCGCAACCGGATCCGGTCCGATGGCCTCCGAGCCACCGCCGGAACACGCCCCGCCCGCGTCAACGACCCGTGAGGAGAAGGCGCAATGA
- a CDS encoding dihydrodipicolinate synthase family protein produces the protein MTEQTRAKPEIRGVLPVILMPYTEQGALDEEDFLAQTEHMFGVGCDGFVVGQVSEVLRLTHSERLRVAELCAKAAAGRGVSVMSTGAETAEAAIEYSRHAQQAGVDALLVMHPATVALGDEEMLGYYRRVIASVEIPVIVHHAKSLAKIPLSIATQVRLLEEFGEDRVLFKPEAQPTPPRVSLLRDATGGRARIFEGDGGMMLLDCHRRGLVGTIPATEIAEIVVVLWRLLEQGRRAEAERIGHPLSYLMCHMMNSTDYYLSIAKRLLKERGIVKNTLVRGPSRHVLDDETWTEVRHTYDNLLTLAKELSR, from the coding sequence ATGACCGAACAGACCAGAGCGAAACCGGAGATCAGAGGCGTTCTGCCGGTGATCCTCATGCCCTACACCGAGCAGGGCGCCCTCGACGAGGAAGACTTCCTCGCCCAGACGGAGCACATGTTCGGCGTCGGCTGCGACGGGTTCGTCGTCGGGCAGGTCTCCGAGGTGCTCCGGCTGACCCACTCCGAACGGCTTCGCGTCGCCGAACTGTGCGCCAAGGCCGCCGCCGGGCGCGGCGTCTCCGTCATGAGCACGGGCGCCGAAACCGCCGAGGCCGCCATCGAGTACTCCCGCCACGCGCAACAGGCCGGCGTCGACGCCCTGCTCGTGATGCATCCCGCCACCGTCGCCCTCGGCGACGAGGAGATGCTCGGCTACTACCGCCGGGTCATCGCTTCCGTGGAGATCCCCGTGATCGTCCACCACGCCAAGAGCCTGGCCAAGATACCGCTGTCGATCGCCACCCAGGTCCGGCTGCTGGAGGAGTTCGGCGAGGACCGGGTGCTGTTCAAGCCCGAGGCACAGCCGACCCCGCCCCGGGTCAGCCTGCTGCGCGACGCCACCGGCGGCCGCGCCCGGATCTTCGAGGGCGACGGCGGCATGATGCTGCTCGACTGCCACCGCAGGGGGCTCGTCGGCACGATCCCCGCCACCGAGATCGCGGAGATCGTGGTCGTGCTGTGGCGCCTGCTCGAACAGGGCCGGCGGGCCGAGGCCGAGCGCATCGGCCACCCGCTCTCCTACCTCATGTGTCACATGATGAACAGCACCGACTACTACCTCTCGATCGCCAAGCGGCTCCTGAAGGAGCGCGGGATCGTCAAGAACACCCTCGTCCGGGGTCCCAGCCGGCACGTGCTGGACGACGAGACCTGGACCGAGGTCCGCCACACCTACGACAACCTTCTCACCCTTGCCAAGGAGCTCTCCCGATGA
- a CDS encoding L-rhamnose mutarotase — protein MKNHAFTIRLKDEAAAEKYIALHREVWPEIVGPGGALDTIGVRKLQIFYIDPLTLFMYVEAEDHFEPVHDFLRANDLHPKVQEWDDIMHTDGGLLERHPGNDGKLNWAPMRRIHHVDFTNTLPDLDAV, from the coding sequence ATGAAGAACCACGCCTTCACCATCCGCCTCAAGGACGAAGCGGCCGCCGAGAAGTACATCGCCCTGCACCGCGAAGTCTGGCCCGAGATCGTGGGCCCGGGCGGCGCCCTCGACACCATCGGCGTGCGCAAGCTGCAGATCTTCTACATCGACCCGCTGACGCTGTTCATGTACGTCGAGGCCGAGGACCACTTCGAGCCCGTCCACGACTTCCTGCGCGCCAACGACCTCCACCCCAAGGTCCAGGAGTGGGACGACATCATGCACACCGACGGCGGGCTCCTCGAGCGCCACCCGGGCAACGACGGCAAGCTGAACTGGGCCCCGATGCGCCGCATCCACCACGTCGACTTCACCAACACGCTGCCCGACCTGGACGCGGTGTGA
- a CDS encoding SDR family oxidoreductase: protein MSVRPPVVISGVTKGIGRALALRFAELGHPVSGCGRSTGAVRELRGMLGSGHLVETVDVTDADAVSAWARATAAELGEPGLVIANAGAIHSQRPVWEVEPAVFAEVVRVNVEGVHAMAHAFLPLMFESGGMFVALSSGWGRNPRHHLAAYSAAKFAVEGYVGALAGELPDHVKAFAIAPHSAVDTEMLATCLPGEHEQYPAPDAWARTAVDHLLHRLPHEPSGNGLFFPAS, encoded by the coding sequence ATGAGCGTGCGACCTCCCGTGGTGATATCCGGAGTGACCAAGGGGATCGGCCGAGCCCTCGCCCTGCGCTTCGCCGAGTTGGGCCATCCCGTCTCGGGATGCGGCCGCTCGACCGGCGCGGTGAGGGAGCTGCGCGGCATGCTCGGCTCCGGGCACTTGGTCGAGACGGTGGACGTCACCGACGCCGACGCCGTGTCGGCGTGGGCCCGGGCCACGGCCGCCGAGCTGGGCGAACCGGGGCTGGTGATCGCCAACGCGGGTGCCATCCACTCCCAGCGGCCGGTCTGGGAGGTCGAGCCGGCCGTCTTCGCCGAGGTCGTGCGCGTCAATGTCGAGGGCGTGCACGCCATGGCGCACGCCTTCCTTCCGCTGATGTTCGAGTCCGGCGGGATGTTCGTCGCGCTGTCCTCCGGCTGGGGCCGCAACCCGCGCCACCACCTCGCCGCCTACAGTGCGGCGAAGTTCGCCGTCGAGGGGTACGTGGGCGCCCTCGCAGGGGAGCTGCCCGATCACGTCAAGGCGTTCGCCATCGCCCCCCACAGCGCGGTGGACACCGAGATGCTGGCCACCTGTCTGCCCGGCGAACACGAGCAGTACCCCGCCCCCGACGCGTGGGCCCGTACGGCGGTCGACCATCTCCTGCACCGTCTGCCCCACGAGCCGTCCGGCAACGGCCTGTTCTTCCCCGCCTCTTAG
- a CDS encoding barstar family protein — MHRNGLVLRLDGREMRDPASVFRTFARELSFLGYFGHNWDALVDCLHDWHGPGHGNQDLAILIEHADDLLKSDFLGLFVSVLAQAAWNSNLRLDGDGVLDEWRQRIAQHFVFLLDHTTPAAFTEKAARGMDVAVALSDGRLLATLTDVDWPGGDPASAPWTAGPLSFADEEILSGMTIKGIQLFRDRLGCSIHEALDILQSRSELLHRDHSDGYLMGRASQATGFAE; from the coding sequence GTGCACCGAAACGGTCTGGTCCTGCGGCTGGACGGCCGGGAGATGCGGGATCCCGCGTCCGTCTTCCGCACCTTCGCCCGGGAGCTGTCGTTCCTCGGCTACTTCGGCCACAACTGGGACGCGCTCGTGGACTGCCTCCACGACTGGCACGGCCCCGGACACGGCAACCAGGACCTCGCGATCCTGATCGAGCACGCGGACGACCTGCTGAAGTCGGACTTCCTCGGGCTGTTCGTATCGGTCCTCGCCCAGGCAGCCTGGAACTCCAACCTCCGTCTGGACGGCGACGGCGTGCTCGATGAGTGGCGGCAGCGTATAGCCCAGCACTTCGTCTTCCTCTTGGACCACACCACACCCGCTGCCTTCACGGAGAAGGCGGCCCGGGGCATGGACGTGGCGGTGGCGCTCTCGGATGGCCGCCTGCTCGCCACCCTGACCGACGTGGACTGGCCCGGTGGAGATCCCGCGTCCGCCCCCTGGACGGCCGGCCCGCTCTCCTTCGCGGACGAGGAGATCCTCAGCGGCATGACCATCAAGGGCATCCAGCTGTTCCGAGACCGCCTCGGCTGCTCGATCCACGAGGCCCTGGACATCCTCCAGTCCCGCTCTGAGCTCCTGCACCGCGACCATTCGGACGGCTACCTGATGGGCCGCGCCAGCCAAGCGACCGGGTTCGCTGAGTAG
- a CDS encoding ATP-grasp domain-containing protein, which produces MNADDRPVIIVGYTAGWQHVAETYHRHRTTIFVDTPAAVREKDLAAVLADADAPCELMVVEYEETDAPDRFHREYRGRPPAAVVPGIEYAVPFAARIAERFGVPGAGAQAADRLRDKWLLRQVTADSDVRNPVSRTVSASSDVRTLMAEVDGPVVLKPANRQGSIGTRIVRTVDEVDEAWAECAVLEHTAMAAQSIVPVRMLAESYLRGPEFSVELLVREGRTLFHNITAKSLFPGDRPVEQGHTVPADITAAERKRLRAATELLLETVGFDTGFVHCEWIVVDGEPHLVECAGRMPGGSIVTLIELAWNIDLTREYLAVMRGDAPLTPLPEHPEGGAASWFLSAEPGDVVRVHGVPEAADSPGVVSVGLLVDVGSRVRSPRSGRDRIGSLVATGRDGADARLRAQDAAALIGIDVRTAH; this is translated from the coding sequence ATGAACGCCGATGACCGTCCCGTGATCATCGTGGGGTACACGGCAGGGTGGCAGCACGTGGCCGAGACGTACCACCGGCACCGTACGACGATCTTCGTCGATACGCCCGCCGCCGTGCGCGAGAAGGACCTGGCCGCCGTCCTGGCCGACGCGGACGCCCCGTGCGAGCTGATGGTCGTGGAGTACGAGGAGACGGACGCCCCCGACCGGTTCCACCGGGAGTACCGGGGCCGGCCCCCGGCCGCCGTCGTCCCCGGCATCGAGTACGCCGTTCCGTTCGCCGCCCGGATCGCGGAGCGCTTCGGTGTGCCCGGTGCCGGGGCACAGGCCGCCGACCGGCTGCGCGACAAGTGGCTGTTGCGGCAGGTGACGGCGGACAGCGACGTGCGCAATCCCGTCTCCCGTACGGTGTCGGCGTCCAGCGACGTACGCACCCTGATGGCCGAGGTCGACGGGCCGGTCGTGCTGAAACCCGCCAACCGTCAGGGTTCCATCGGCACGAGGATCGTCCGAACCGTCGACGAGGTGGACGAGGCCTGGGCGGAGTGTGCCGTCCTGGAGCACACGGCCATGGCCGCGCAGAGCATCGTGCCCGTGCGCATGCTCGCCGAGAGCTACCTCCGCGGACCGGAATTCAGTGTCGAGCTCCTGGTACGAGAGGGACGTACCCTCTTCCACAACATCACCGCGAAATCGCTCTTCCCGGGCGATCGTCCCGTGGAGCAGGGCCACACCGTGCCCGCGGACATCACCGCCGCGGAGCGCAAGCGTCTGCGTGCGGCCACCGAACTGCTCCTGGAGACGGTGGGGTTCGACACCGGCTTCGTGCACTGCGAGTGGATCGTCGTGGACGGCGAACCGCACCTGGTCGAATGCGCCGGCCGGATGCCCGGCGGCAGCATCGTCACCCTGATCGAACTGGCCTGGAACATCGACCTCACCCGGGAGTACCTCGCGGTGATGCGCGGTGACGCGCCCCTCACGCCCCTGCCGGAACACCCGGAAGGCGGCGCGGCGAGCTGGTTCCTGTCGGCGGAGCCGGGGGACGTCGTACGCGTGCACGGCGTGCCGGAAGCCGCTGACTCGCCGGGGGTGGTCTCCGTCGGGCTCTTGGTCGACGTCGGCTCCCGGGTCCGGTCCCCGCGCTCCGGCCGGGACCGGATCGGCTCCCTCGTCGCCACCGGCCGCGACGGGGCCGATGCGCGGCTCCGGGCCCAGGACGCCGCGGCACTGATCGGCATAGACGTGCGCACCGCCCACTGA